A window of Aeromicrobium sp. Root236 contains these coding sequences:
- the phoU gene encoding phosphate signaling complex protein PhoU, translating into MRDQYYEQLDAIVDDLVNLTGTVRRAVADATKALLEADAQIAESVIAGDKDIDEATEIIEERALLLLATQQPVATDLRQLVATLRMLTDLQRMGDLSVHVAKVARRRMPDSAVPEHLHPTITAMATVADSMIDSASRIVADRNVDAAGQLENEDDEMDRLRKDLLRSLLGDSWTYGVEPAVDLALLGRYYERIGDHAVSMARRVVYLVTGQLT; encoded by the coding sequence ATGCGCGATCAGTATTACGAACAGCTCGATGCCATCGTCGACGACCTGGTGAACCTGACCGGGACCGTACGCCGTGCCGTGGCCGACGCGACTAAGGCCCTGCTCGAAGCAGACGCCCAGATCGCGGAGTCCGTCATCGCCGGCGACAAGGACATCGACGAGGCCACCGAGATCATCGAGGAGCGCGCACTGCTGCTGCTCGCCACGCAGCAGCCAGTCGCCACCGACCTCCGGCAGCTCGTCGCGACGCTGCGCATGCTGACGGACCTCCAGCGGATGGGTGACCTGTCGGTGCACGTGGCCAAGGTGGCCCGGCGCCGGATGCCCGACTCCGCGGTGCCCGAGCACCTGCACCCCACCATCACCGCGATGGCGACGGTCGCCGACTCGATGATCGACTCAGCCTCGCGCATCGTCGCGGACCGCAACGTCGACGCCGCCGGCCAGCTCGAGAACGAGGACGACGAGATGGACCGGCTCCGCAAGGACCTGCTCCGCTCGCTGCTCGGCGACTCCTGGACGTACGGGGTCGAGCCGGCCGTCGACCTGGCGCTGCTGGGCCGCTACTACGAGCGCATCGGCGACCACGCGGTCTCGATGGCCCGCCGCGTCGTCTATCTCGTCACCGGCCAGCTGACCTGA